The following are from one region of the Synechococcus sp. CBW1108 genome:
- a CDS encoding pentapeptide repeat-containing protein: MPRRPTWVDRQQRRHDSPFFQLLDNSFLFRLALSAAGALTLLLVVNSYATCRNNQWVKGCLWRDAEALISVGNVESLSIVTAAFLYVLEGQKRKQRENIEAYELLKTCNESGARWLLGRIQALEILNCAGLPLDGQNLAGFDLHNLHAPRGHWHQVNLEHSVLRNANLAGTDLTGTNLRGADLRGADLRHAILRNAILEGAELEGALLEGADLEGADLGGTNLPKFSPLAANR, encoded by the coding sequence CCACGACTCCCCCTTCTTCCAGCTGCTGGATAACTCCTTTCTCTTCCGCCTGGCCCTCTCGGCCGCCGGCGCCCTGACCCTGCTGCTGGTTGTGAACAGCTACGCCACCTGCCGCAACAATCAATGGGTCAAAGGCTGCCTCTGGCGGGATGCGGAAGCCCTGATCAGCGTGGGCAATGTGGAGTCACTGAGCATCGTGACGGCCGCTTTCCTGTATGTGCTCGAGGGCCAAAAGCGCAAACAGCGGGAAAATATTGAGGCCTACGAGCTGCTGAAAACCTGTAATGAGTCGGGGGCTCGCTGGCTGCTCGGGCGCATCCAAGCGCTGGAGATCCTCAACTGCGCTGGCCTGCCCCTCGACGGCCAGAATCTTGCTGGCTTTGACTTGCACAACTTGCATGCCCCCCGGGGCCACTGGCATCAGGTCAACCTGGAGCACAGCGTGTTGCGCAACGCCAACCTGGCCGGCACCGACCTCACGGGCACCAACCTGCGCGGCGCCGACCTGCGTGGCGCCGACCTGCGGCACGCCATCCTGCGCAACGCGATCCTGGAGGGCGCCGAGCTGGAGGGCGCCTTGCTGGAGGGGGCCGACCTGGAGGGCGCCGACCTGGGCGGGACAAACCTGCCTAAATTCAGCCCACTTGCGGCGAATCGCTGA
- the recR gene encoding recombination mediator RecR, whose protein sequence is MIDQFERLPGIGPRTAQRLALHLLRQPEEQIRSFADALLAARSQVGQCQRCFHLSAEPFCEICRNDERSNGQLCVVADSRDLLAMERTREFKGHYHVLCGLISPMDGIGPELLQIQPLVRRVDAEQISEVILALTPSVEGDTTSLYLARLLKPFTEVSRIAYGLPVGSELEYADEVTLARAFEGRRAVE, encoded by the coding sequence CTGATTGACCAGTTCGAGCGACTGCCGGGCATCGGCCCCCGCACGGCCCAGCGGCTTGCCCTGCACCTGTTGCGCCAGCCGGAGGAGCAGATTCGCAGTTTCGCTGACGCCCTGCTGGCCGCCCGCAGCCAGGTGGGCCAGTGCCAGCGCTGCTTCCACCTCTCGGCCGAGCCGTTCTGTGAGATCTGCCGCAACGACGAGCGCAGCAACGGCCAGCTGTGTGTGGTGGCCGATTCCCGCGACCTGCTGGCGATGGAGCGGACCCGGGAATTCAAGGGGCACTACCACGTGCTCTGCGGCTTGATCTCGCCGATGGATGGCATTGGCCCCGAACTGCTCCAGATCCAGCCCCTGGTGCGCCGGGTGGATGCCGAGCAGATCAGCGAGGTGATCCTGGCGCTTACTCCAAGTGTGGAGGGGGATACCACCAGTCTCTACCTGGCCCGCCTGCTCAAGCCCTTCACCGAGGTGAGCCGGATCGCCTATGGCCTGCCGGTGGGCAGTGAGCTGGAATATGCCGACGAAGTCACCCTGGCCCGCGCCTTTGAGGGACGTCGAGCCGTCGAATGA
- the lipA gene encoding lipoyl synthase, whose protein sequence is MSSPSRYSAIAPEQRLPAWLRRPVGTASQLEAVQGVVKQQRLHTICEEGRCPNRAECYAAGTATFLLGGPICTRSCAFCQVDKGQAPAPLDAAEAERVAAAVASLQLSYVVLTAVARDDLADHGACLFTATMAAIRRSRPGTAIEVLTPDFWGGHRDEADGLAAQRQRLATVLAAEPVCFNHNLETVERLQGEVRRGATYRRSLALLAAARQLAPQIPTKSGLMLGLGETQEEVVRTLADLRRVDCQRLTLGQYLRPSLAHMPVARYWTPAEFEQLGRVARELGFEQVRSGPLVRSSYHAAGSTMTAS, encoded by the coding sequence ATGAGCTCCCCATCCCGCTATAGCGCCATTGCCCCCGAACAGCGGTTGCCGGCCTGGCTGCGCCGTCCCGTCGGGACTGCTTCCCAGCTGGAGGCCGTGCAGGGGGTGGTCAAACAGCAGCGGCTGCATACGATCTGCGAGGAGGGCCGCTGCCCCAACCGGGCCGAGTGCTACGCCGCCGGCACGGCCACCTTCCTGCTGGGGGGGCCGATCTGCACCCGCAGCTGCGCCTTCTGCCAGGTGGACAAGGGCCAGGCCCCTGCTCCGCTCGATGCAGCTGAGGCGGAGCGGGTGGCCGCGGCAGTGGCCAGCCTCCAACTCTCCTATGTGGTGCTCACGGCCGTGGCCCGTGACGATCTGGCCGACCACGGCGCCTGTCTGTTCACAGCCACCATGGCCGCCATTCGCCGCAGCCGCCCGGGGACGGCGATCGAGGTGCTCACTCCCGACTTCTGGGGCGGCCATCGCGACGAAGCCGACGGCTTGGCGGCCCAACGGCAGCGGCTGGCCACCGTGCTGGCCGCCGAACCGGTGTGCTTCAACCACAATCTGGAAACCGTTGAACGCCTCCAGGGGGAGGTGCGCCGCGGCGCCACCTACCGCCGCTCCCTGGCCCTGTTGGCCGCAGCCCGCCAGCTGGCACCCCAGATCCCCACCAAGAGTGGCCTGATGCTGGGGCTGGGTGAAACCCAGGAAGAGGTGGTGCGGACCTTGGCGGATCTGCGTCGTGTTGATTGCCAGCGCCTCACCCTGGGCCAGTACCTGCGCCCGTCGCTGGCCCACATGCCCGTGGCCCGCTACTGGACCCCCGCCGAATTTGAGCAGCTGGGCAGGGTCGCCCGGGAGCTGGGGTTTGAGCAGGTGCGCAGCGGGCCGCTGGTGCGCAGCAGCTACCACGCCGCCGGCAGCACGATGACCGCCTCCTGA
- a CDS encoding carbohydrate porin yields MARSRWRPPCRWGLDNRFWLGVKTAVSGDTNPLPLFLAGGWLGQGLLPGRPLDVLALGYGRSSFNSQLTPGLTAEAMLELNYTFNLNANLSLQPVLQLVLNPGGSGQVDDILAAGLQLQLQF; encoded by the coding sequence ATGGCACGATCACGCTGGCGTCCCCCCTGTCGCTGGGGCCTCGATAACCGCTTCTGGCTCGGTGTCAAAACTGCGGTGAGCGGAGACACCAACCCTCTGCCCCTGTTTCTGGCCGGCGGCTGGCTGGGCCAGGGGCTGTTACCCGGCCGCCCCCTCGATGTGCTGGCCCTAGGCTACGGCCGCAGCAGCTTCAACAGCCAGCTGACCCCAGGCCTGACAGCCGAAGCCATGCTGGAGCTTAACTACACCTTCAACCTGAATGCAAACCTGTCGCTGCAACCGGTGCTGCAGTTGGTGCTCAACCCGGGTGGATCGGGCCAGGTCGATGACATCCTGGCCGCCGGCCTGCAACTACAGCTGCAGTTCTGA
- a CDS encoding DnaJ domain-containing protein: MGFDPRRWRPAPGSPPVTSNVDALLAENDALRREVQTLRRRLEQFSAQAPQPGADSPTGSQTYGHGLSPDQLERWGQAMAAHPQWQALRIGPPGGLRGVIEELRRHWVNPALSLEEELDRRSPGLGTALAEALRGPHSRARWAVRAAFALYGPRAPEWLTEAPLQVVVELGRRQAQLGQRRRGTRTENHSRGPTTSQSSAQNSSQSWAPDPRGEALRELGLEAGASPQMVKRAYRRLAKAHHPDLGGDPQAFHRLEAAYRLLMD; encoded by the coding sequence ATGGGCTTTGATCCCCGCCGCTGGCGGCCAGCCCCGGGCAGCCCGCCGGTCACCAGCAACGTCGATGCCCTGCTGGCCGAAAATGATGCCCTGCGCCGCGAAGTGCAGACCCTGCGCCGCCGGCTGGAGCAATTTTCGGCGCAGGCCCCCCAGCCTGGCGCCGATAGCCCCACGGGTAGCCAGACCTATGGCCATGGCCTCAGCCCGGATCAGCTGGAGCGCTGGGGTCAGGCGATGGCCGCCCACCCCCAGTGGCAGGCGCTGCGGATCGGTCCACCGGGCGGATTGCGGGGGGTAATCGAGGAGCTGCGACGCCACTGGGTCAACCCGGCGCTCAGCCTGGAGGAGGAGCTCGACCGCCGCTCCCCTGGCCTGGGCACCGCACTGGCCGAAGCGCTCCGGGGCCCCCACAGTCGGGCCCGCTGGGCCGTGCGGGCGGCCTTTGCCCTCTATGGCCCCCGAGCGCCGGAGTGGCTCACTGAAGCGCCGCTCCAGGTGGTGGTGGAGTTGGGGCGCCGCCAAGCCCAACTGGGCCAGCGCCGCCGCGGCACCCGCACCGAGAACCACTCCCGGGGCCCGACCACCTCCCAGAGCTCAGCCCAGAACTCCTCCCAGAGCTGGGCCCCAGACCCCCGCGGCGAGGCCCTGCGGGAGCTGGGGCTAGAGGCCGGGGCGAGCCCGCAGATGGTCAAGCGGGCCTATCGGCGCTTGGCCAAGGCCCACCACCCCGATCTGGGCGGCGATCCCCAGGCCTTTCACCGGCTGGAGGCGGCCTATCGGTTGCTGATGGACTGA
- the ltrA gene encoding group II intron reverse transcriptase/maturase: MSSDKSLPITKAMVWKAYQLVKRNGKAAGVDGQSLDDFAQDLENNLYKLWNRMASGSYFPPAVRRVEIPKSGGGSRPLGIPTVADRVAQMVVKQVLEPQLEPIFDQDSYGYRPGKSAHQAVESCRKRCWKYDWVVDLDIKGFFDSIDHDLLMRALRFHTSERWVLLYLRRWLEAPVELPDGSLQERTSGTPQGGVISPLLANLYLHYAFDSWMRGVFRTSRLSAMQTM; encoded by the coding sequence GTGAGTTCGGACAAGTCGCTACCGATCACCAAAGCGATGGTCTGGAAGGCCTATCAGCTTGTGAAGCGGAACGGGAAGGCGGCTGGTGTGGATGGCCAGAGTCTCGATGACTTTGCCCAAGACCTGGAGAATAATCTCTATAAGCTCTGGAACCGGATGGCATCTGGGAGTTACTTCCCGCCAGCGGTTCGGCGTGTGGAGATTCCCAAGTCTGGAGGCGGTTCAAGGCCTCTGGGCATTCCCACGGTGGCTGATCGCGTTGCTCAGATGGTGGTCAAGCAGGTGCTGGAGCCCCAGTTGGAGCCGATCTTTGATCAGGACTCCTATGGCTACAGACCGGGAAAGTCGGCCCACCAGGCCGTGGAGAGCTGCCGTAAGCGCTGTTGGAAGTATGACTGGGTAGTGGATCTCGATATCAAGGGGTTTTTCGACTCGATCGATCATGACCTCCTGATGCGGGCCCTCCGGTTTCATACCTCCGAGCGCTGGGTGCTGCTGTATCTGCGGCGATGGTTGGAGGCACCGGTGGAATTGCCGGATGGGTCTCTCCAGGAACGGACCAGTGGCACGCCCCAGGGTGGTGTCATCAGTCCATTGCTTGCCAATCTGTATCTGCATTATGCGTTTGACTCCTGGATGCGTGGAGTTTTCCGCACATCCCGTTTGAGCGCTATGCAGACGATGTGA
- a CDS encoding group II intron maturase-specific domain-containing protein has translation MICHCHSLSECERLMAALQERFASCGLTLHPQKTQVVYCKDSSRRGQFPRIQFTFLGYCFRPRMAKNRHGEIFTSFLPAVSPQALKRMRDRIRQIDLRRQTYLPLEELARRLNPILRGWIQYYGRFYPTELRAKLFSYLNQELSAWLRQKHQRLRRKHRRSRELLTRIGQQRPGLFAHWHGERAVAG, from the coding sequence GTGATCTGCCACTGCCACAGCCTCTCCGAGTGCGAACGGCTCATGGCGGCCTTGCAGGAGCGATTCGCATCCTGCGGGCTCACGCTGCATCCGCAGAAGACCCAGGTGGTCTATTGCAAGGACAGCAGCCGTCGTGGTCAGTTTCCTCGGATTCAGTTCACGTTTCTGGGCTATTGCTTCCGGCCGCGTATGGCCAAGAACCGGCATGGGGAGATCTTTACGAGCTTCCTGCCGGCGGTGAGTCCGCAGGCGCTTAAGCGCATGCGGGACAGGATCCGGCAGATTGATCTGCGTCGACAGACCTATCTGCCGTTGGAGGAGCTTGCCAGACGACTGAATCCGATCCTGCGGGGCTGGATCCAGTACTACGGCAGGTTCTATCCAACGGAGCTGAGGGCCAAGTTGTTCAGCTACCTAAATCAGGAGCTGAGCGCCTGGCTGCGGCAGAAGCACCAACGACTGCGGCGTAAGCATCGCCGCAGCCGTGAGCTCCTGACGCGGATTGGCCAACAGCGCCCTGGCCTGTTTGCCCATTGGCACGGTGAGCGGGCAGTGGCTGGATGA